One window from the genome of Rhodopseudomonas sp. P2A-2r encodes:
- a CDS encoding GcrA family cell cycle regulator has protein sequence MTVITWTDDRVEQLKKLWEGGLSASQIAAELGNVTRNAVIGKVHRLGLSGRAKSPTSAAPRPRKARPAQHMMRVTRPVARGNTALAHAFEVEVEPDPVTYDNVVPMAQRLSLLQLNEATCHWPIGDPSNPEFYFCGGKALQSLPYCAHHSRIAYQPASDRRRQAPKPIR, from the coding sequence ATGACGGTAATAACCTGGACCGACGATCGCGTCGAGCAACTGAAGAAGCTCTGGGAAGGCGGCCTGTCGGCCAGCCAGATCGCCGCAGAGCTCGGCAATGTGACGCGCAACGCGGTTATCGGCAAAGTCCACCGCCTCGGCCTGTCCGGCCGTGCCAAGAGCCCGACCTCGGCGGCGCCGCGTCCGCGCAAGGCGCGTCCGGCCCAGCACATGATGCGGGTTACGCGTCCGGTGGCCCGCGGCAACACCGCGCTGGCCCACGCCTTCGAAGTCGAAGTCGAGCCGGATCCGGTCACCTATGACAATGTGGTGCCGATGGCGCAGCGGCTGAGCCTGCTGCAGCTCAACGAGGCGACCTGCCACTGGCCGATCGGCGATCCCAGCAATCCGGAATTCTACTTCTGCGGCGGCAAGGCCCTGCAGAGCCTGCCCTATTGCGCGCACCACTCGCGCATCGCCTACCAGCCGGCAAGCGACCGCCGTCGGCAGGCACCGAAGCCGATCAGGTAG
- the apaG gene encoding Co2+/Mg2+ efflux protein ApaG, with the protein MYRAVTRQIEVTVEPNFQPERSSAEKHRFFWSYTVVITNSGAETVQLKTRHWVITDAAGRMEEVRGEGVVGEQPVLAPGERFEYTSGVPLPTASGFMAGSYQMVTDTGEPFEIDVPAFSLDSPDHKRVLN; encoded by the coding sequence ATGTATCGCGCCGTGACCCGCCAGATCGAAGTCACCGTCGAGCCGAACTTCCAGCCGGAACGTTCGTCGGCGGAAAAGCACCGTTTTTTCTGGTCCTACACCGTGGTGATCACCAATTCCGGCGCCGAAACCGTGCAGTTGAAGACCCGGCACTGGGTCATCACCGACGCCGCCGGGCGGATGGAAGAGGTGCGCGGCGAGGGCGTGGTCGGCGAACAGCCGGTGCTCGCCCCCGGCGAACGCTTCGAATACACCTCCGGCGTGCCGCTGCCGACGGCCTCCGGCTTCATGGCCGGCAGCTACCAGATGGTCACCGACACCGGCGAGCCGTTCGAAATCGACGTCCCCGCCTTCTCCCTCGACAGCCCCGACCACAAGCGCGTGCTGAATTAG
- the argF gene encoding ornithine carbamoyltransferase, whose amino-acid sequence MTKALRHFLDLNEVPTTELRKILDASVAIKAKLKSSDKRDRPLENKTLAMIFEKPSTRTRVSFEVGMRQLGGEVVMLTGAEMQLGRGETIADTARVLSRFVDIIMIRILSHDSLLELAEFATVPVINGLTRKSHPCQVMADVMTFEEHRGPIKGRTIAWTGDDNNVLMSWAHAAERFQFRLNVATPPELAPKKPFRDWIKATNAPIVLGTDPDAAVRDADCVVTDTWFSMGDKDGETRHNLLKPYQVNARLMGLAKPDAIFMHCLPAHRGDEVTDEVIDGPQSVVFDEAENRLHAQKGILAWCLNAVA is encoded by the coding sequence ATGACCAAAGCGCTGCGGCATTTCCTCGACCTCAACGAGGTGCCCACCACGGAACTGCGAAAGATTCTCGATGCCAGCGTTGCCATCAAGGCGAAGCTGAAGAGCAGCGACAAGCGTGACCGGCCGCTCGAGAACAAGACCCTGGCGATGATCTTCGAGAAGCCCTCGACCCGCACCCGTGTGTCGTTCGAGGTCGGCATGCGTCAGCTCGGCGGCGAGGTGGTGATGCTGACCGGCGCGGAAATGCAGCTCGGCCGCGGCGAGACCATCGCCGACACCGCGCGCGTGCTGTCGCGCTTCGTCGACATCATCATGATCCGCATCCTCAGCCATGACTCGCTGCTTGAGTTGGCCGAATTTGCCACCGTGCCGGTGATCAACGGCCTGACCCGGAAGTCGCACCCCTGCCAGGTGATGGCCGACGTCATGACCTTCGAGGAGCATCGCGGGCCGATCAAGGGCCGCACCATCGCCTGGACCGGCGACGACAACAACGTGCTGATGTCGTGGGCGCACGCGGCGGAGCGCTTCCAGTTCAGGCTCAACGTGGCGACGCCGCCGGAGCTCGCGCCGAAGAAGCCGTTCCGCGACTGGATCAAGGCGACCAACGCGCCGATCGTGCTCGGCACCGATCCCGACGCCGCGGTGCGCGACGCCGACTGCGTGGTCACCGACACCTGGTTCTCGATGGGCGACAAGGACGGCGAGACCCGCCACAACCTGCTGAAGCCCTACCAGGTCAATGCACGGCTGATGGGCCTGGCGAAGCCCGATGCCATCTTCATGCACTGCTTACCGGCGCATCGCGGCGACGAGGTCACCGACGAGGTGATCGACGGCCCGCAGTCGGTGGTGTTCGACGAAGCCGAAAACCGCCTCCACGCCCAGAAGGGCATCCTGGCCTGGTGCCTCAACGCGGTGGCGTAA
- the phoB gene encoding phosphate regulon transcriptional regulator PhoB — protein MNARILVVEDEEALTTLLRYNLDAEGYDVETVARGDDADTRLKESVPDLVVLDWMLPGLSGIELCRRLRARPETKALPIIMLTARGEESERVRGLATGADDYIVKPFSVPELLARVKGLLRRASPERLATVLAFGDIELDRDKRRVARSGRPIDLGPTEYRLLEFFLEHPGRVFSREQLLDSVWGRDIYIDERTVDVHIGRLRKLLNPGGEQDPIRTVRGAGYALDDRFDKAAE, from the coding sequence ATGAACGCACGCATTCTGGTGGTTGAGGACGAAGAAGCGCTGACCACGCTGCTGCGTTACAACCTCGACGCCGAAGGCTATGACGTCGAGACGGTGGCGCGCGGCGATGACGCCGATACGAGGCTGAAGGAAAGCGTGCCCGACCTGGTGGTGCTGGACTGGATGCTGCCCGGCCTGTCCGGCATCGAGCTGTGCCGAAGGCTGCGGGCGCGGCCCGAGACCAAGGCGTTGCCGATCATCATGCTCACCGCGCGCGGCGAAGAGAGCGAACGCGTTCGCGGTCTCGCCACCGGCGCCGACGACTACATCGTCAAGCCGTTCTCGGTGCCGGAGCTGCTGGCGCGGGTGAAGGGGCTGTTGCGCCGTGCATCGCCCGAGCGCCTTGCCACCGTGCTGGCGTTCGGCGACATCGAACTCGACCGCGACAAGCGCCGCGTCGCGCGTTCCGGCCGACCGATCGATCTCGGTCCGACCGAATACCGGCTGCTCGAATTCTTTCTGGAGCATCCCGGCCGGGTGTTCAGCCGCGAGCAGTTGCTCGACAGCGTCTGGGGGCGCGATATCTACATCGACGAGCGCACCGTGGACGTTCACATCGGCCGCTTGCGCAAGCTGCTCAATCCCGGCGGCGAGCAGGACCCGATCCGCACCGTCCGCGGCGCCGGCTACGCGCTGGATGACCGCTTCGACAAGGCGGCGGAGTAG
- a CDS encoding OpgC domain-containing protein: MSTVVDHITGPPRPDASQDRAAAAAPALAGGAPRPMPVAAGERELRLDLFRGLALWLIFIDHLPPNILTWFTIRNYGFSDATEIFIFISGYTAAFVYGRAMLEQGVLVASARILKRVWQIYVAHVFLFTIFLAEISYVATSFENPLYSEEMGILDFLKQPDVTIVQALLLKFRPVNMDVLPLYIVLMLFLPPILWLMLRRADLTLALSVALYAITWEFDLYLSAYPNGVWAFNPYAWQLLFVFGAWCALGGAKRMQHLLKSPITMWISVAYLLAAFWVTLTWYIPQFHHLLPKLIEQWMYPINKTDLDVLRFAHFLALAAITVRFLHKDWPGLKSRWLRPMIMCGQHSLEIFCLGVFLAFAGHFVLAEVAGGAGMHFAISISGILIMCGAAWLLSWYKRMEKSGPRTKSADADFAGGDHEDHCGPHDAGRPVGRGAGAGGRSAGLRGAGLSADQREHAAEGGRSGQAWR, encoded by the coding sequence ATGAGCACCGTCGTCGATCACATCACCGGCCCGCCGCGACCGGATGCGAGCCAGGACCGCGCCGCAGCGGCAGCGCCGGCGCTTGCAGGCGGGGCACCCCGGCCCATGCCGGTCGCGGCCGGCGAACGCGAGCTGCGCCTCGACCTGTTTCGCGGGCTGGCGCTGTGGCTGATCTTCATCGATCACCTGCCGCCGAACATCCTGACCTGGTTCACCATCCGCAACTACGGCTTCAGCGACGCCACCGAGATTTTTATCTTCATCTCCGGCTACACGGCAGCATTCGTCTATGGCCGCGCCATGCTGGAGCAGGGCGTGCTGGTGGCCAGCGCGCGCATCCTGAAGCGGGTCTGGCAGATCTATGTCGCCCACGTCTTCCTGTTCACGATCTTCCTCGCCGAGATTTCCTACGTGGCGACCAGCTTCGAGAACCCGCTTTATTCCGAAGAAATGGGCATCCTCGATTTCCTCAAGCAGCCCGACGTGACTATCGTCCAGGCGCTGTTGCTGAAATTTCGTCCGGTGAACATGGACGTGTTGCCGTTATACATTGTGCTGATGCTGTTTCTGCCGCCGATCCTTTGGCTGATGCTGCGCCGTGCGGACCTCACGCTGGCGTTGTCCGTGGCGCTTTATGCAATCACCTGGGAGTTCGACCTGTACCTGTCGGCCTATCCGAACGGCGTCTGGGCGTTCAATCCCTACGCCTGGCAATTGCTGTTCGTGTTCGGGGCCTGGTGCGCGCTCGGCGGCGCCAAACGCATGCAGCACTTGCTGAAGTCGCCCATTACCATGTGGATTTCGGTGGCCTATCTGCTGGCGGCATTCTGGGTGACGCTGACCTGGTACATTCCGCAATTCCATCACCTGCTGCCGAAGTTGATCGAGCAGTGGATGTATCCGATCAACAAGACCGATCTCGATGTGTTGCGCTTTGCGCATTTCCTTGCGCTCGCAGCCATCACCGTGCGCTTCCTGCACAAGGACTGGCCCGGTCTGAAATCGCGATGGTTGCGGCCGATGATCATGTGCGGCCAGCACTCGCTGGAGATCTTCTGCCTCGGCGTGTTTCTGGCTTTCGCCGGCCACTTCGTGCTGGCGGAAGTCGCCGGTGGGGCCGGGATGCACTTTGCCATCAGTATTTCCGGCATCCTCATCATGTGCGGCGCAGCCTGGCTGCTTTCATGGTACAAGCGGATGGAAAAGAGCGGACCGCGCACGAAAAGTGCCGACGCGGATTTTGCGGGAGGGGATCATGAAGACCATTGTGGTCCTCACGATGCTGGCCGGCCTGTTGGTCGTGGCGCCGGCGCGGGCGGACGATCCGCCGGCTTGCGAGGTGCCGGCCTATCTGCTGACCAGCGAGAGCACGCTGCCGAGGGTGGCCGCAGCGGTCAAGCCTGGCGGTAA